From one Lotus japonicus ecotype B-129 chromosome 3, LjGifu_v1.2 genomic stretch:
- the LOC130744235 gene encoding ATP-dependent DNA helicase RRM3-like — translation MGMIVLNVASSGIASLLLPDGKTTHSRFCIPLQTDETATCNIKQDSLRANLLICAKFIIWDEAPMLNKNCFEALDRTLYDIMRQEDESNMDKPFGGKVVVLGGDFRQILPFILKGGRQDIVSATVNSSDLWKYCKVLKLTKNTRLRTTGSPELATKIKEFAD, via the coding sequence ATGGGTATGATTGTTCTGAATGTTGCTTCAAGTGGTATTGCTTCTTTGTTGTTGCCGGATGGTAAAACAACACATTCCAGATTTTGTATTCCATTGCAAACCGATGAAACAGCTACTTGCAACATCAAACAAGATAGTTTAAGGGCAAATTTACTGATCTGTGCCAAATTCATCATTTGGGATGAAGCTCCTATGTTAAATAAGAATTGTTTTGAGGCACTTGATAGAACTTTGTACGATATCATGAGACAGGAAGATGAAAGCAACATGGACAAACCATTTGGCGGTAAGGTTGTAGTTCTTGGTGGTGACTTCAGACAAATTCTTCCATTCATTCTAAAAGGTGGAAGGCAAGACATTGTATCTGCTACAGTAAATTCTTCTGATCTTTGGAAATACTGTAAAGTTTTAAAGCTCACTAAAAACACGAGATTACGCACAACAGGTTCACCAGAGCTTGCAACAAAAATTAAAGAATTTGCTGACTGA